The DNA window GTATGTCGTCCTTATGTGCTTCATCGACACCCAGCAATTCTGCCATCCCATTTTGGAGTTGTTGGCTGATCCGACCGCCTTTGGGCCTAAACATCAACTCCAACGATTGCGAAATGTCCAGAATTCGGTCGTTGGCACCAAAACGCCCCGAGCGAGCCAAAGCTTCTGTAAGGCGATGAATGACTGGCGCAAGGCGTTCAAATTCCTCATCGCTCCGGTTGTTATAGGCTTGTTTAGCCAAATCAACCGAACTGTTCTGGAGTTGTGGAGGCTCTCGAAAAGGATCGTGCCGACGTCCAACTTGACGGATCGGCTGGGACCCGCCTTGACAGTGGGATAAACCCAACAAGCCATGTGCGGATCGATGCACACATCCGTGCATCAAAGTGAAAGGTAAGATCGGCGTCTGGTTGGCAACGGATAAGATCTCAAGAAACGTGAGAGCGTCATCCTCAAATCTCAGTGGCCAGCTAGCCCGCTCCTCCCGATAGTCAGCCTTATTCCGAAACACCGGTCGCCAATGGAACGGTCGCAGCACAGCGCCAATCTGCCGCCAATCACGTCGATCCATCTCTCTTGGCACAAAATCCCGGATCCAATGGCGCTCCAGATAGTCTGAGAGCATGGCCGCGGGTTTAACGATCAAACCTTCCTGAATCTCAAATTCGTTGTGAATTTCCGGACCATGGAAGAGCAGTAGATCGTAACCCACATCGAGACCGTTCGGGACATCAACATCTAAGGTCGTCGAACTCAGTTCAAGGATCGCTCCAAGTTCATTCGCAGCTTTCCTAAACCCACGATCTCCGTGATCATGTGCGCATTCCATTAGACCGGCCACGATCTGTGTTAGCCAAGTCAGCGATGTCCCGTTCAATATTCTGACGTGAAACTCGTCATTTCCGATACGGTTCCCAAGCGCCCTAGCGAGTGAAGGGTGCGACCTCAGGATGCCCCTTACCGGGTCTAGGGCCTCGCGAAGAGGCTTGTAATACTTACTTTCGGCGGATCGTGAGGCCAAGCGCGCGAGATCATAGAGGTCAGCCACGTCATCTTTTGGAAAAGGTGTTTCATCTACTCCATTGAATGACACGCGCGTGGGGTGCGAGTTCACCTGCCAATATGCTTCAAGAAAAGGCACTTGAACCTTCGCGAGTTGGCTCAGTGCTGTTCCCAAACGGTCGCACCATGTATCCAAAGAGTATGTCATCAGGTTCGTATAGCTGAAAATGGTGGAGATGACCCGGCCCAAAGTCGACCTTGACCGAGGATCACGATGCTGCGCTGCGGCTCATCCTAATTCGTCATCCTCACGCGGCTTGTTTTCCGTCATTCTTCTATTTAACGTATCAATAAGATTGACCTTCGGAGGAGTTGCGGGTTCGATTCCAATTGCTGTCGTCACACTGCTCATCGTCATAAATTTTTTAACCTTTCTGAGCTTGCTTGGAGAATCAATTAAAGGAGGAATGAAGATGGAAAAAAGCAGTAAAGAAGTCCGTGAAGAGAAGACCGAGACTTGTGAGAACAACAAAGCAACAAAGCACATACGTTTCTATAAACGATACATCGCTCAATTTATTGAGATCACCGTGTCGATGAGCGTTAGTGTGATGGCGGCTGGTTCCGCCTGCCTCATCCTAAATGTCAGGGCTGCGTCTCCCCGCAGCCCTGTCTAATCTGATTAGCACAAGCAAAAATCACTGATCGGCCCAAACCGGTCACTCAACGTGTGTCATTAATTCTGCGGTCGCAACCCGCATTGCAGACATTCGCCGCGAGTGCAAAATCCAGCTATCTTCGAACTGACACTCTACGGGACGGAGCAGTCGCTCACGACATCGGAGCCAATGACGGCTTTAGAAATTGACGGCTTAATCTTTCGTAAGAATGCTTTTGCGGCAACAGCCCTCAATGGACACGCCTTGCATTTAAATCGCTTCTGCGTGACATTTGAAGGGCAACAGGAGATTTAGAATACCGTGGACTTCAATCAGATAAGGTATTTCCTGGCACTCGCTGACACTCTGAACTTCACGCGGGCAGCCGAGCAGTGCTTTGTTTCTCAACCGGCATTGACACAAGCAATTAAACGGTTGGAAACGGAGCTAGGCGGAGATTTAATCTGCAGAGATGGTCGCGACAATGAACTGACCGAACTTGGCAGGTCGTTGCGGGCTCATTTTGAACAGATTGATCGTACCCGGCATATGGTTCGGGCAACTGCCAAGGCTGTAAATGCAGGCGAAATCGCGGAATTGAACATAGGACTGATGTGCACAGTTGGCCCTGGTGTGCTGGCTCCGATGCTGGATGAGTTTCGCATCAGTCATCCAATGGTCTCTATTTTGCTGCACGACGTTGCACCCGCCTCCATACCAGATTTACTGTTATCCGGAGCCTTGGATGGCGCATTCTGCGCCCGACATGGTCCACCGCATCCTCAGCTGGATTATATTGACCTGTTCGAGGAACCAATGGTCATCGCCTTTCCGTCCGATCATGCGTTTTCAAAGCTTGAGGCAGTACCTTTACGTGACATTGCAAAGCAGCAATATGTTGAGCGGCTCCACTGTGAATTTCGCGAAGAAGTTCTGGAATTTTACAAAGAACAGGACCTTGAACTTGAAGTTGCTTTCAGAAGTCAGCGAGAAGATTGGATACAGGGGTTGGTCAGGGATGGCGTGGGTGTCTGCTGTATCCCCCGCTATTCACTACTAAGGCCTGAACTGGAGCACCGGCCAATTGTCGAGCCCACACTGTCGAGAAAGGTCTCCTTTGCCACTGTAGGGCAATCGACACCAACACCCGCTTTGCATTCGCTTGCTCAACTGGCTGAGGGGCACGAATGGCCGGAGTATCGGCCCGCCGATTGACCAATAGGTATCAATCTACTGTACCAGACCCGTTTATAGATCAACTCACGACCATAAGCGGTGCCTATCGTCGTCGATCAACTCGATATTTCCGTTCGAATTAGCTGTGGCATACGATCTGTTTAACAACAGGCGCTTGCGTCTGGGTCAGGCTCAAGGAGGATCATAAGACACATCTGCTAAGGAGTGGCTAAAACGGTAGAAACCCCTGCGAAAGTTTCGGCACATGCGACCGTCTTGCCCTAATGGCAAGACAAATTGGCTGGAACAGAACGTTCCGTCTATTTTGTAGTTTACGATCCGCGGCGGAGAAACCTTCACAGGCTTGAAGTGAATCAAAGCACTCGGATGCAGGAGCAAGTCAGTTGCCAGCGGATAGAGTAGAAACCGCGTTCGACAACGAATTCTGGGATCACTGGGATGTCGGCATCTATGTCGATGCCACCAGCGGAGAGCCTTTGTTCTCTTCCGAGGAAAAGTGCGATGCCGGAACTGGATGGCCAAGCTTCTTGGGTACGATTGCAGCTGACATAATTAAGGAAATCAATGAGCGCGAGCATGGATTGATACGCATCCAGTTGTGTTCAAAGACAACAAACCGGCACATCGGGTATCTGCTCCTAGATGGGCCGGAGCCTACGGGGTTGATCTACTGTATCAAGTCTTCGGCGCTTCGCTTCGTGCCAATTGCCGACCTGCCGTAGCGACGACATCGCCCCGCAGAGTTTTTCACACGGCACGGAGACATGCCGAGTTTCAAAACCTACACAATTCATATGGGAGAACCACAATGAAACATCAAATTGGGTCTGTATACGCGACCTTCACAACAGCGTCCCTAGCGGCAGTGAGCGTCGCTGGAATGGCGCTGGCATCTGGTCATTTTATTTCGGGATTGCAGGGGCAATACCCGGAATACGACCTCAACGACACTTATGTCTTTCAATCCAGCAATGACGGCTACACAACCATTATTTCTTCTGCGAACCCCAGCACGCCCGGTTCAGTGGACTCACCTGCGGGTGTCACATTCGGCAATGATGGTCTTTATAATATCCATATTGCAAAGGATGATAGCTTTGAAACCGGCATGACATTTGCATTCACTTTTGATGGTGACGACATCGAGGCCCACAAGATCGGCTCTCCCAATGCAGAGGTTGGTGAAACGGGTGAAGCTCTTGGTCAAGGGGATGTCGGCGACCTGTTGACCCTGCCTGATGATATTCGAGTTTGGGCCGGGCGCGGCGAAGAACCGTTTTTTGGCAATGGTGTCGGTTTGGCCAAATTCAATGCCGCCAAGCAGGACGGAACGTTTTCACCAGAGATCTTTCAGGAAGACGGAGATTTGTTCCTGGGTGCAACCGCCAGCTTTATCGTCCTTGATATACCGAACTCAATGCTGGGCGACGAGATCAAGGTTTTCACAACGACGGCCGTTCCGCACAAAGGCGAGTGGAGCCAAGTTGATCGACACGCTAACGTTCTGTTCCCCTACGTATTCCTGTCTGACACGCCCGCGGTTCAGGAAGACCACGAACAACATCGACCAGACCTTGACGTGGAAGAACGACGCCAAGCCATCGTCAATAATGTGTTCTGGGCGGTTTCTGCATCCAAAGCAGATGTCGGCAACGGCGTAGATTACGCGGAGAAAGTAGCGGATTTGGTCATGCCGGACGTG is part of the Roseovarius sp. EL26 genome and encodes:
- a CDS encoding HEPN domain-containing protein translates to MTYSLDTWCDRLGTALSQLAKVQVPFLEAYWQVNSHPTRVSFNGVDETPFPKDDVADLYDLARLASRSAESKYYKPLREALDPVRGILRSHPSLARALGNRIGNDEFHVRILNGTSLTWLTQIVAGLMECAHDHGDRGFRKAANELGAILELSSTTLDVDVPNGLDVGYDLLLFHGPEIHNEFEIQEGLIVKPAAMLSDYLERHWIRDFVPREMDRRDWRQIGAVLRPFHWRPVFRNKADYREERASWPLRFEDDALTFLEILSVANQTPILPFTLMHGCVHRSAHGLLGLSHCQGGSQPIRQVGRRHDPFREPPQLQNSSVDLAKQAYNNRSDEEFERLAPVIHRLTEALARSGRFGANDRILDISQSLELMFRPKGGRISQQLQNGMAELLGVDEAHKDDIRAAIKQFYDVRSAIVHGATDARRKRNLEDRQSAFISGLNLTQQALFKMLLSDTGSRD
- a CDS encoding LysR family transcriptional regulator; this translates as MDFNQIRYFLALADTLNFTRAAEQCFVSQPALTQAIKRLETELGGDLICRDGRDNELTELGRSLRAHFEQIDRTRHMVRATAKAVNAGEIAELNIGLMCTVGPGVLAPMLDEFRISHPMVSILLHDVAPASIPDLLLSGALDGAFCARHGPPHPQLDYIDLFEEPMVIAFPSDHAFSKLEAVPLRDIAKQQYVERLHCEFREEVLEFYKEQDLELEVAFRSQREDWIQGLVRDGVGVCCIPRYSLLRPELEHRPIVEPTLSRKVSFATVGQSTPTPALHSLAQLAEGHEWPEYRPAD
- the msrB gene encoding peptide-methionine (R)-S-oxide reductase MsrB gives rise to the protein MPADRVETAFDNEFWDHWDVGIYVDATSGEPLFSSEEKCDAGTGWPSFLGTIAADIIKEINEREHGLIRIQLCSKTTNRHIGYLLLDGPEPTGLIYCIKSSALRFVPIADLP
- a CDS encoding DUF4331 family protein, which codes for MKHQIGSVYATFTTASLAAVSVAGMALASGHFISGLQGQYPEYDLNDTYVFQSSNDGYTTIISSANPSTPGSVDSPAGVTFGNDGLYNIHIAKDDSFETGMTFAFTFDGDDIEAHKIGSPNAEVGETGEALGQGDVGDLLTLPDDIRVWAGRGEEPFFGNGVGLAKFNAAKQDGTFSPEIFQEDGDLFLGATASFIVLDIPNSMLGDEIKVFTTTAVPHKGEWSQVDRHANVLFPYVFLSDTPAVQEDHEQHRPDLDVEERRQAIVNNVFWAVSASKADVGNGVDYAEKVADLVMPDVISYRTGSEASYAVENLNGRALQDDAMNTVLQLMMGVPVDDNANDSHRYTSEFPYILPAN